Part of the Periophthalmus magnuspinnatus isolate fPerMag1 chromosome 18, fPerMag1.2.pri, whole genome shotgun sequence genome is shown below.
AAGTCAGTCAGTTTGAACCCATCTGATTTTGACGTTTTATGAACATGATAACCAAGATTTCATGCACATGGCATTCATTATACTTTATAATACAATTATTAAACTCCCAATAGTGTAAATCACTTACCTTGTGGCTCTGTGGCCACCACAGCATCTGGGTTCTCAGACTTTACCATCTCTGCATTTAGACTCTCTGTAATAGACACAGTCCAGTGTTATAAACTCACCACGGGGCAAGATCACTCCTGCACCAAGCCTGTTTATGTACAATAAAGAGAAAGGACTCAATCGAAAACCTGATCATATTATTCAGGTGTGCTCTTGTCTGATTTAAAGAAAAGCCTTGtttcagaatgtgatttttttttgtagccAACACCAGACAGAAATCTCTATTAAAGCGTCGATAAATGTAGCAGGTCCCTGTGTGGTCAGTTAAAGCCCACTGATCTGCCCCAGGTGCAAAATGGAACTCTAATAGTGTCCCTCAGGTTTAAGATCTGATGTgccagtgtttttattgtgtcacTCATGCTGCACTCACATGTTGATTCCATTTTCATTtcagaattttaaaaagttttcacATTATAGAACTTTTATTGGATTTTCCCTGGGTATGGGTTAAACAttttagcataaatacaatttgttgtttaaaatcAGCTCACAATATTTTTctgaaattataaaaaaaataaaaattttggtactgtaattaaaaacacactgacatTTCTAAATGACAAATCCTTACGCTGTATACTGAAGCAGAATTTCTTCTTCTGGTAGGAGACGTAGCTGCTGATGGCCCCCACCAATGCCATAGCAACCGCACTGACTATGCCAGCAATGGTGCCCACCTCAGCCGTGGTTTCTGTAACacactacagtcaaatacacacacatagactGAATCTACATATAGATATGCTATGTACCGGAGTTGTCGTCATACTGGTCGATGTGGCCTGGGTCACTGGGCCTGTTGCCTAGAACaacacaacccccccccccccttgatTAGACAAACAGTAGATCCACTCACGACAGTTTTTGAGAGTTCATTATAATGTGTACCTTTGCCCTTGTCCGGTTTGTATGAGTCGTCGTTACCGACATTGTACAGGTCAGAGTCGGAGAATTCACCTGAGAATACATCAGTGacttaaattttaaaaagagaATGAGCCAACTGAAAATGTGCTCCTGAAGTGACAATGTGCACAGAAAGCAATGAATGAACTTGATGCGGTTTACAAAAGCACTTTCACACCACAAACAAGCTGGTCTTTGGTTAGGTGGATCTCGAGGATCACCCAGAACCATATGCTAGTGGTTTGTGTGTGAGGTATGGAGTACAGGACAGACAGTGTGAGCCTGTCTTCCATGTCCTTGTGCTCTGCCAAAGCATTTGCCTCAATGTCTTGCAGGTTAACAATATTTCTTCAGAGAAACAAGGACATGAAAGTAACCTAGAAGACAATTTTAGCAACTTTTGTATTCCTTGGCTTGAAGGCATAATTATGACTGACTAATTAGTTAAACAAATAATCAAACACTTACTTGTGTAACACTGGGTATTACAAATAAGAGGAAAAGAGATGAAGCACAAGTCTATATATGGTCAACCTCAGGAAAAAAGCTTTATAAATAAGTTAATCTTGGGCAGCATTCAAGTACACACTTCTAATTTTCTGTATTCATATTTATATGTAGCAAAATCCTGTAACAATTGAGCCTGTATGACTCCTGACAGAGTCACCCACCTCCCGGCACCCTTTTCTTATCTTTTCCAGCAATGTCGTTGTTTGGGTCCAGGGCATCAGCGAGGTCAAAGTCATCAGCAGCTGGGATTGAGAATGTTTAGGAAGGTCAAGGGAAGAAcaaatgagggaaaaaaatattaggagcaaaatatcaaaaaaggAAATGTCTGATGTGTTTAATATAATTTTGGTAAGCTGATTtgattgttattttttctgatttacATTTGTTAGTGTTAGATGTAGCTTTGAATTTCTTCTCCAAACTGTGACTAGGCACACTTTATGGAGGGAGTAATGCAGCTAATGTTTACTGTTGAAAGGTTGTAAATACAACATTACAACAGCATAAAGGAGTGCATTGTTTAGTCTATAGTTTGTGTGGATGTTCTACATTGAGTTAGTATCATTAGGGCTAAACAGAAAAGCTAAGGCACatgcagagggagaggggagggtcCCAAGAGCACACTTGTCACTTACCTGGTTTGGGCTTTACTGGGGCCTTGGTGCTGGCGGGCGCCTTGGGGACGACTTTGGGTGGGGCTTTGGTGGTTGTGGTAGAGTCCTCCGGGGAAATGCCTACAAAAAGAAATGGCGCCATTAGACATTTACAGTACACAGTAGTCAGCATCAGTCCCTtaatttgaatagaaatcaaaatgTGGCCTTATGTAATTAATATGATCATGTAATTTTCTCAAACAAAGTACAGCTACATCCAAGGGTCAAAACTCACTAAACATACATCGCATG
Proteins encoded:
- the cd99l2 gene encoding CD99 antigen-like protein 2, which translates into the protein MLTPSAKSATSAAPAGGAGGASDGISPEDSTTTTKAPPKVVPKAPASTKAPVKPKPAADDFDLADALDPNNDIAGKDKKRVPGGEFSDSDLYNVGNDDSYKPDKGKGNRPSDPGHIDQYDDNSETTAEVGTIAGIVSAVAMALVGAISSYVSYQKKKFCFSIQQSLNAEMVKSENPDAVVATEPQVQKTLLESANAEPPAEENAV